One Marinobacter panjinensis DNA segment encodes these proteins:
- the murI gene encoding glutamate racemase — translation MTTPRVLVFDSGVGGLSIAACIHKQLPAVRLVYLADNAGFPYGNQPESVVIERSQALISAATEAYPCDVIVVACNTASTVMLPHLRAMTTIPVIGVVPAIKPAVSLSVNRRIGVLATPATVRRPYLEDLITDFADGCTVERLGHPDLVYWIERLVTGVQVPEALLSEALQPFREAGVDTVVLGCTHYPLIGDLLKAQLPEVKYWVDSGDAIARRAAWLLEQQGHAADSLECPIDKRPVEAALFTGEAPGGLGAFLDQLGLGSTDIRGRWPAAVEPVTAAGSV, via the coding sequence GTGACAACGCCCAGGGTGCTGGTCTTCGATTCCGGTGTTGGCGGCCTGAGTATCGCTGCCTGTATCCACAAGCAGTTGCCTGCAGTCCGGTTAGTTTACCTGGCAGACAACGCCGGCTTCCCCTACGGTAACCAGCCGGAATCGGTGGTTATAGAGCGTAGTCAGGCCCTGATCTCGGCCGCCACAGAGGCATACCCCTGTGACGTTATTGTCGTTGCCTGCAATACCGCCAGTACCGTCATGCTTCCGCATTTACGGGCCATGACAACCATACCGGTCATCGGTGTTGTACCCGCCATAAAGCCTGCCGTGTCACTGTCTGTTAATCGCCGCATCGGTGTACTGGCAACGCCGGCAACAGTGCGGCGCCCCTACCTGGAGGACCTGATCACTGACTTCGCCGATGGCTGCACCGTTGAGCGCCTGGGGCATCCGGATCTGGTGTACTGGATTGAGCGTCTTGTCACTGGTGTACAGGTCCCTGAGGCGTTGTTATCCGAAGCGCTACAGCCGTTTCGTGAGGCGGGTGTGGATACGGTGGTGCTGGGCTGTACCCATTACCCTTTGATCGGTGACCTGTTAAAAGCGCAATTGCCTGAGGTGAAATACTGGGTGGATTCCGGTGATGCCATTGCCCGCCGCGCAGCCTGGCTACTGGAACAGCAGGGTCATGCAGCTGACAGTCTGGAATGCCCGATTGATAAGAGGCCTGTTGAAGCAGCTCTGTTCACGGGTGAGGCGCCAGGTGGCCTGGGCGCGTTCCTTGATCAGCTCGGCCTGGGCAGCACAGATATTCGGGGGCGGTGGCCGGCAGCGGTTGAGCCTGTTACAGCAGCCGGGTCAGTTTGA
- a CDS encoding DUF2156 domain-containing protein — protein MSDQILSLDGIQSLDECAFTFPERVGYLKKYGTHSQSFSTLQPGMQYFDVPGVGYLAYMRKWGGTFVLSDPVTAPEHFGFVLEKFHQRFPNACYIQVSKPVVDHLYRRFGLYGTQFGSESRINLKNWSLTGKKKQILRTALNQAEKNGITVKERFSDDHTREISDAWIRTRKCKSKEIRFLIRPMEMEYRENERHFYAYQDGKAVGFIYFDPIYRNNEIISYVPNISRANADFRQGIFYTLMAHAMDVFKAEGVPFLDLGLIPLSLDRATEHQESRLLKRIMHGLYEKGNFLYNFKGLEFTKSRFRGENFKTYCCHRRSLPALEFLAMFKLTRLL, from the coding sequence ATGTCAGATCAGATTCTTTCGCTCGACGGCATCCAGTCACTGGATGAATGCGCCTTTACCTTCCCGGAACGTGTCGGTTACCTGAAGAAGTACGGCACCCACTCCCAGTCATTTTCCACGCTGCAGCCGGGCATGCAGTACTTCGACGTCCCCGGCGTCGGCTACCTGGCCTACATGCGCAAGTGGGGCGGAACCTTTGTTCTGTCAGACCCGGTCACTGCGCCAGAGCACTTCGGATTCGTCCTGGAGAAGTTCCATCAGCGCTTCCCCAACGCCTGCTATATTCAGGTGTCCAAACCGGTGGTGGATCATCTCTATCGCCGATTCGGCCTGTATGGCACCCAGTTTGGCAGCGAGTCCCGCATCAACCTGAAAAACTGGTCCCTGACCGGCAAGAAGAAGCAGATTCTGCGCACGGCCCTGAACCAGGCCGAGAAGAACGGCATCACTGTCAAGGAGCGTTTCAGCGACGACCATACGCGGGAAATTTCCGACGCCTGGATTCGCACGCGTAAATGCAAGAGCAAGGAAATCCGTTTCCTCATTCGCCCCATGGAGATGGAGTACCGGGAAAACGAGCGTCACTTCTATGCCTACCAGGATGGCAAGGCCGTGGGCTTTATCTATTTTGACCCCATCTACCGCAACAACGAGATCATCAGCTACGTACCCAATATTTCCAGGGCCAATGCCGATTTCCGTCAGGGTATTTTCTACACTCTGATGGCTCATGCCATGGATGTGTTCAAGGCCGAAGGTGTGCCCTTCCTGGATCTGGGACTGATCCCGCTGTCACTGGACCGGGCTACCGAGCACCAGGAAAGCCGCCTGCTCAAGCGCATCATGCATGGCCTGTATGAGAAGGGTAATTTCCTTTACAACTTCAAGGGGCTGGAGTTCACCAAGTCGAGGTTCCGTGGCGAAAACTTCAAAACCTATTGCTGCCACCGCCGCTCATTACCAGCGCTGGAATTCCTGGCAATGTTCAAACTGACCCGGCTGCTGTAA
- a CDS encoding class I SAM-dependent methyltransferase, translating into MHDKYKYIGPVYDFLSNLYSGKNIHRCKTAMLDVETVQPGDRILFAGVGHGRDAIRAAELGADVTVVDLSETMLRKFAEAQEKEAPHLTIRRIHSDIMKVDEYEHYDMVVANFFLNVFDEEMMVRVLEHLIRLGKADARVVVGDFCYPTGNLVARLFKKMYWYMAVFIFWLFANNAFHKIYNYPEHMQRLGLQVTEKKHFKLLNMNCYWSILGQKQA; encoded by the coding sequence ATGCATGACAAATACAAATACATTGGTCCGGTTTACGATTTTCTGAGCAACCTCTATAGCGGCAAGAACATCCACCGCTGCAAGACCGCCATGCTTGATGTGGAAACCGTCCAGCCCGGTGACCGCATCCTGTTTGCCGGAGTCGGCCATGGTCGTGATGCCATCCGCGCAGCAGAGCTGGGCGCCGATGTCACCGTAGTGGACCTGTCTGAAACCATGTTGCGAAAGTTCGCAGAAGCCCAGGAAAAAGAGGCCCCACACCTCACTATCCGCCGTATTCACAGCGACATCATGAAAGTGGATGAGTACGAGCACTACGACATGGTGGTGGCCAATTTTTTCCTCAATGTCTTTGACGAAGAGATGATGGTGCGGGTGCTGGAGCACCTGATCCGACTGGGCAAAGCCGATGCCAGGGTTGTAGTTGGCGACTTCTGTTACCCCACCGGCAACCTTGTCGCCCGCCTGTTCAAGAAGATGTACTGGTACATGGCCGTTTTCATCTTCTGGCTGTTTGCCAACAACGCTTTCCACAAGATCTACAACTACCCCGAGCACATGCAGCGTCTTGGCCTTCAGGTTACCGAGAAGAAGCACTTCAAGCTGCTGAACATGAACTGCTACTGGTCAATTCTGGGACAGAAACAGGCGTAG
- a CDS encoding EAL domain-containing response regulator: protein MKPSSTEWTSGNGAKARILVVDDDPRLLSGLASLLKGKGYDVTEAEGGRMAYRILETESFDLAMLDLRMPDVDGFDVMERLSSEQPDCGVIVVSGESSFSSVSRALRRGALDYIRKPFDPEELLATVNSVLGKRSLMRAHEHIRMRLEKSEELHRYIVNSSPDIVFMLDGDGHFCFVNSKIESLLGYQPTELCGRHFRHILDDRDITRGTYALKGPNISADNPRTLEVRLKTRGSRKANRHFEITAFPIDPETWPHSNDEDGKYASREARYYGTARDVTERKEAEAFINFQAYHDLLTRLPNRALFKDRLDLAITHARRSEQKLAVMFLDLDRFKVINDTLGHAMGDRLLQAVTQRLERCLRKGDTLSRFGGDEFTLLLPSIHTHEDARQISKKLIKALRAPFQLGDHEVFVGVSIGIAIYPEAGESMDHLIQNADIAMYHVKARGKDGYRFYSESMSIDTANRLNLERDLRLALERDELRVFYQPQVCSTSNRIVGLEALVRWQHPERGLLYPRDFLPLAEETKLIAKLSECVLDRACRDVGQWIRDGHSDLRLAVNLSPVQVEHPRFVETLMEQINSHGFPPENLEIEITENVIMNDLEQISQKLRELAALGVRIAIDDFGTGYSSLNYIHRLPIHTLKVDQSFVKAIRSGEDGACIVNAIVAMAHGLKLEIVAEGVETDEQLAYLKSLGCHQVQGFFYGPARPADVIEKTLGHIPARAVAF, encoded by the coding sequence ATGAAACCTTCGAGCACCGAATGGACCTCCGGCAACGGCGCAAAGGCACGTATTCTTGTCGTCGATGACGACCCGAGACTGCTATCCGGCCTGGCATCACTGCTCAAGGGCAAGGGGTATGACGTCACCGAGGCGGAAGGCGGCCGTATGGCTTACCGGATTCTCGAGACTGAATCCTTTGATCTGGCGATGCTGGATCTGCGCATGCCTGATGTGGACGGATTCGATGTCATGGAGCGGCTGTCATCAGAACAACCAGACTGTGGTGTGATCGTTGTCAGCGGGGAAAGCTCGTTCAGCTCCGTCAGTCGGGCCCTGCGCAGGGGTGCACTGGACTACATCCGTAAGCCTTTTGACCCGGAAGAACTGCTGGCGACTGTAAACAGCGTTCTGGGCAAGCGCTCGCTGATGCGCGCCCATGAACACATACGCATGCGCCTGGAGAAGTCGGAAGAACTTCACCGTTACATCGTCAACAGTTCCCCCGACATTGTGTTCATGCTCGATGGCGACGGCCATTTCTGCTTTGTGAACAGCAAGATTGAAAGCCTGCTGGGCTACCAGCCCACCGAGCTCTGTGGCCGGCACTTTCGCCACATACTGGACGACCGGGACATTACCAGGGGCACCTATGCCCTGAAGGGCCCCAATATTTCCGCGGACAACCCCCGCACCCTGGAAGTACGCCTGAAAACCCGGGGCAGCCGCAAGGCCAACCGGCATTTTGAAATCACCGCCTTCCCCATCGACCCGGAAACCTGGCCCCACTCCAATGACGAAGATGGCAAGTATGCCAGCCGGGAAGCCCGTTATTACGGCACCGCGCGCGATGTTACAGAGCGCAAGGAAGCAGAAGCCTTTATCAACTTCCAGGCCTATCACGATCTGCTGACCCGACTGCCCAACCGTGCCCTGTTCAAGGACCGGCTTGATCTGGCGATTACCCATGCCCGCCGCAGTGAACAGAAACTGGCGGTGATGTTTCTCGACCTGGACCGCTTCAAGGTCATCAACGACACCCTTGGCCACGCCATGGGCGACCGCCTGCTGCAGGCCGTTACCCAGAGGCTTGAACGCTGCCTGCGCAAGGGCGACACCCTGTCCCGCTTTGGTGGTGATGAGTTCACCCTTCTGCTCCCGTCCATCCATACCCATGAGGATGCAAGGCAGATTTCCAAGAAACTGATCAAGGCCCTGCGAGCGCCATTCCAGCTGGGTGATCACGAGGTGTTTGTTGGCGTGAGTATCGGCATCGCCATCTATCCGGAAGCGGGTGAGTCGATGGACCACCTGATCCAGAATGCCGACATCGCCATGTACCATGTCAAAGCCCGAGGAAAGGACGGGTATCGTTTCTATTCCGAGAGCATGAGCATTGATACCGCCAACCGCCTGAACCTGGAGCGTGACCTGAGGCTGGCGCTTGAGAGAGACGAATTACGGGTGTTCTACCAACCCCAGGTTTGCTCCACTAGCAACCGGATAGTGGGCCTCGAGGCCCTTGTACGCTGGCAACATCCTGAACGGGGCTTGCTGTACCCCCGGGATTTCCTGCCCCTGGCGGAAGAAACCAAACTGATCGCCAAACTCAGCGAATGCGTACTGGACCGGGCCTGTCGCGATGTCGGCCAATGGATCCGTGATGGTCACAGCGACCTGCGGCTGGCGGTGAACCTGTCGCCGGTACAGGTGGAACATCCACGCTTTGTTGAGACTCTGATGGAGCAGATTAACTCCCATGGGTTTCCACCGGAAAACCTGGAAATCGAAATCACTGAAAACGTGATCATGAACGATCTTGAGCAGATCAGTCAGAAACTCCGTGAATTGGCTGCATTAGGCGTCAGGATCGCGATTGATGATTTCGGCACCGGTTACTCGTCCCTGAACTACATCCACCGCCTGCCCATCCACACCCTGAAAGTGGACCAGTCCTTCGTCAAGGCCATTCGCAGTGGCGAGGACGGCGCCTGCATCGTCAATGCGATCGTTGCCATGGCCCATGGCCTGAAACTGGAAATCGTCGCAGAAGGCGTGGAAACCGACGAACAACTGGCCTACCTCAAAAGCCTTGGCTGCCACCAGGTTCAGGGCTTCTTCTATGGCCCGGCGCGGCCGGCCGATGTCATCGAGAAAACCCTCGGCCACATTCCTGCCCGCGCCGTCGCATTCTGA